One segment of Panthera leo isolate Ple1 chromosome A3, P.leo_Ple1_pat1.1, whole genome shotgun sequence DNA contains the following:
- the MOB1A gene encoding MOB kinase activator 1A: MSFLFSSRSSKTFKPKKNIPEGSHQYELLKHAEATLGSGNLRQAVMLPEGEDLNEWIAVNTVDFFNQINMLYGTITEFCTEASCSVMSAGPRYEYHWADGTNIKKPIKCSAPKYIDYLMTWVQDQLDDETLFPSKIGVPFPKNFMSVAKTILKRLFRVYAHIYHQHFDSVMQLQEEAHLNTSFKHFIFFVQEFNLIDRRELAPLQELIEKLGSKDR; this comes from the exons ATGAGCTTCCTCTT CAGCAGCCGCTCTTCCAAAACGTTCAAACCAAAGAAGAATATCCCTGAGGGCTCTCATCAGTATGAACTCTTAAAACATGCAGAAGCAACTCTGGGAAGTGGGAATCTGAGACAAGCTGTTATGTTACCAGAGGGAGAGGACCTCAATGAATGGATTGCTGTTAACA CTGTGGATTTCTTCAACCAGATCAACATGTTATATGGGACTATTACAGAATTCTGCACTGAAGCAAGCTGTTCAGTCATGTCTGCAGGTCCAAG ATATGAATATCATTGGGCAGATGGTACCAATATTAAAAAGCCAATCAAATGTTCTGCTCCAAAATACATTGACTATTTGATGACTTGGGTTCAGGATCAGCTTGATGATGAAActctttttccttccaagattG GTGTCCCGTTTCCCAAAAACTTTATGTCTGTGGCAAAGACCATTCTAAAGCGTCTGTTCCGGGTTTATGCCCATATTTATCACCAGCACTTTGATTCTGTGATGCAGCTGCAAGAGGAGGCCCACCTCAACACCTCCTTTAAGCACTTTATCTTCTTTGTTCAG gaGTTTAATCTGATTGATAGGCGTGAGTTGGCACCTCTTCAGGAATTAATTGAGAAGCTTGGATCGAAAGACAGATAA